The Musa acuminata AAA Group cultivar baxijiao chromosome BXJ2-2, Cavendish_Baxijiao_AAA, whole genome shotgun sequence genome contains the following window.
CGCAGGTGACTGTTGTGGATAAGAAGAGTTGGGTGGCAAGAGGTGAAGGTTGTCGACAATTGCATCAATAACTACTGGTATGACGACGTACTCATTGTCGAATTCCAAGATCCATATTTTTCTACCACTGTCGGATATGTCCATTGGGAGTTCAATAATCGCTCACTTACCGACCTTCCAAAGCTTCCTTTCTTAATCGATGACAACCATAGTGAATAAAACTCTTCTTCCAACGAACCCTCCAATCTCTCTTTTTTCATGCTCATGTCGAAACTAATGTGGCAACATGGAGAGTATCAAGAACTCCAGTGACCCCAGCTTCGAGACAAGCGATCCACCTAATGGGGCAATGGTAAGGTGGCCACCATCTTCGCCATAAATGATGCGATGGCCACCATTATATATGTCGATACCGACGTAATTGTCGAGCAACATCTAGACAAAGATGATGGCTGCCTTGTCGTTGATTCGTTGTGCGGATCGCTTGACCTGAAGCTAGGGTTGTCAAAGTTATTATCGCTCCCCTAGCTGTCGCATTAGTTCCTGCATGGGCATATAAAAGGGGAGATGAGAGGCTGGTTAAATAAGAAGTTTTATTCGTCACGATTGTCACTGATTGGGAAGAGAAGCCCTAGAAGGCTAGCAGACAAGCGATTATTAAGCTCCCGACGAACGTATCTAGCGACGGTAGAAAAATGTGGGTCTCAAAATTTAATACTGAGTACGTCGTCGTACCCATCGTCGATGCAATCACTGATGACCCTCACCTCTCATCGTCGCTCTCTTCATCCACAACAATCATTCACGACCTCCAACAATACCATTATCTGTTATtttcaattgaaatattaaaattatttttttactgtaAATCGATGGTTGATTAAATGCGTAGATGTTTCAATTatgtaaatttaattttttgaagTATACGGGATAAAGATGGTTAACGAGGTGTAATTTGCTCGGTTGAAGACCCATTGAGATTACGGAAAGCTTGAATTTGTTTTCGATCGTCTATCCGTTTTTACTTCTGTATGAGCGGCGACTAAGCTcgtctttctttgaattgatctTCTTTTGATGCAAACAAGAGTTGTGTAATATGTAGAGTTTGTAAAGGAATCGTTTTTCTTGTTCCTTTCCTTCTTTAGATTTTGATCTTAGAAGTTGGATTAGTGCATGCCAGTGTAGCTTAAATGGGGGAGAAGCGGAAGCAGGACGAGGCATCTGCGGCTCCGAAGAAAGAGGAAGTCGCCCAAGAAAGGCCCAAACGCACCCTTTTGGTATGGAAGGATGGGGTTACAGAGAAGGAGAAAGATTATCGTCTTTAGGGACCGAGAGAAGGTCCTTGACACGAGCTCGCGCCACATCACATATAGGTAGTCTGGTGCGTTTGCTTGTTTGTTTCTCCAGCTTCCTTGGTACTTCTATGAGCTTACATAAATTTGGTCTGGTGGTGCAGAAAGGCATCGGCATTTGATGCTGAACGTGGTGTCCCTCGTGCCTCATTGCAAGAAAGACAGCAAGGTGGAGTCCCAAGAGAGCGAGGGGGCTACTCTCAATGAGTTGATTGAGCCTAGGAACTGCTCCAGCTGCTTGTTCTTTGACGTATGGTTCACATTGCATTTGGAAACTTGACTGATTTTCTGTTTCAGCTGCTCAGCTGTTCATCCACAAATTGAAGGATGAACAGCTTGGTGCTAATGCCCTTGTTTATGTGGTTTGAAGTGATTGGCTCTATAACCAATCTATAATTGTATATCATTCCTACTTGTCAAATTGTATCTACATATTTAAAGAGGGAATTTTGGATCATAGTGGAAGCTGACAGGATTTGGGGCTCActgtctttatatatatatatatatatatataataacattCTTACCTTAATGGCATTATCATCGTTCTTCCATATAGAGCCTAGTGAGAACAGTTGGTTCTGTTTCTTTAACCTACTTTGTGTACAAATTTCTTGTTTAATTATTATACGTGTTCCATTAGGACCGAAATATATTGTGGATTAGAATTGTTGTTTCTTTTATGACACTTGCAATATCTTCTATTTAGTTCTTTCATCGTTCATATGTATCAGTGCAGAAAGCAGAAAGATCTTTATCTTTGGATGGTGAAGTGTCCAAGTGGGCCTTCTGTGAAGTTCTTGGTTAATGCTGGTAAACATACTCTGATCTCTTATAATCCTTACTGAGCAAATCGCTTATCACCTCTGTACATCTGATTTGATTCTATGATATATGATTAGTTTGCTATGGACTTCTAAAAACTTGTTGTTTCTTTCTAAAGTTTATACAATGGAGGAGCTGAAGCTTACTGGCAATCATTTGAAAAGATCACACCCAATTTTGACATTTTCCTCAAATTTTGACAAAGTACCTTGCATTTTTTTAGTAGTCAACTCTTGGCTTATTGCTTTGTTGTCTTTACATGGTGTTGGATTTATAAAGAAGTGATGTAAATGACACTTGGAAATGATGGTAGAAAATATTTCTTGTAGTCATATAGCTTTTACAAAGAATTTTATGCACGCATGAATGGTAAGTTTTATGTGTTTATTTTGGAGCTTCTATCATTTTGAACTTTTACTCATCTGTATATAATACAAAGCTTATACAGCTCATTGATATAGTGTAGCAAATTGATACTGCTTGAGGTGTGCTTTTGTTCCTGTTTCAGACTATACATACGGTATTTTGCCTTTTCTCTGTCGAGCTACTGTGAAGCTCTGTAGCTCTTAGACTGGGTCTCGTGCTCCACGGAGCTGATCTTTCTTTCATTGTCTTTATGATAGTGTTAAAATTTTAAAGTTATTATGAAGTTTTATAATAATCGGTTTGAGGCATTTCTCTGTGAAATCATGATTGTTCAGTACTTAGAGCACATCAAAGGATGGTGGATCTCCACTATGAGTTTGCTATTACATTGTAATAATTAGATGGTTTTTAGCAGGCAAGAAGTGTCACTAGCATGGTACATAGTGTGTCAAATCATTTCGAAATATGGTTGAGTAGACGTAACCAAAGATATGAATTAGAATCCTCATATCATAATCTGGTAGGTTGATTAGTCTTCTGATAAAAAGATCTTTCACCTTCACTGTAACGAAGGCTATAGCACAGTGTACAAGAGTAGGTTGCTGTCTTTTTCCTTCTGCTTGTTATAACCTTTCTTCAAGGAATTTACATTTTATTACTGGTAGTGATTTTGTTGCCGATATCATTCATGGTCTCTTAAGGTTAGTTTGTGCTTGTTGCTAAATTGAGTCTCTAGTTTTTGTTATCCGGAGAATTTTATAAACATAAATGCTTTCTTCATTTGCAGATATCCAGTATCCCAAAGGACCACTGGAAAGTAAAACCTTTCCATGACCATGTCTTTGTCTATCCAATTGTCGATGATCACATTCGGTTTCGCAATTACCAGGTGATTTATCCTATACATTACAAGGATGATACCTAGGATAGTGATTACATGACAATGTCTGAGGCAACATGTGCGGCATAGTTTGTACAAATTTAAGTGCTTCTGTTTTGTAGAATATTAATTTCTTTTCTATCGCTTTCATCTGTATGAGATGTGTGAAGTGGCTAGCATTCGTCAACTGTAATTCCCATCAATAATACCATGTTCACAGTCACTTGCTATACATATTGATGCTTTGGTTCTAGTTTGACTTGTCTAGTCCACCATGAAGAGTCGCTCAGATATCTCAATCTTAGGAAATGCAAGGTAGAATCGTCTGCTATTTTTGCATAACTGCCCTTCTGTACATCATCAATTGCTCTGATAGTTTGCTTTGGTTGATGTTCTTGGTGCCAGCTAACTACAATATTGTAGTTGTAATTTATAAGTCATATGCCAGAACAAATGGAAGACTTTCTTTGAAGCTTTATTTAATTTGAATGACTTTGTCCTGCAAAAGGCAAACATCTGACTTTCAATTTATTACATATATATTGAGTTTTAAAAGGATattgttgtgatttttttttctttctgggtGCAGATTTCTGTACCTCGCAATGAGATAGGCAAAGTCGATCGATCGATTGAGGAGCTCTAGACAAAATGACACTTGTGGAGGTACAAAATTGCTTTTATGTTTTAaagcaaggtttgaaatatcataccgtaccgacgttttgaTATTCGCTCGGTATGATACGATATAGTATACCGTTtggtataccgcttggtatatatatatatatataccatccgGTAACGGACAATCCGTATACCGATCAGCTGatagaccggtacgtaccgttcATACCAGactgtattattcgaaattacatatCTTGTTTTAAAGTATATAACAGAACTTGCTTATTTTGTTGCTGACATGGCACTTGAAGCAGGTTGGCCCAAGATTTTTTGTTTGAATCCAATCAAGATATTTGGTGCCAGTTTTGGTGGCCCAACATTATATGAAAACCCATTCTACATTTCACCAAATTAGGCAGTTATTACATTCACCCTCACAATATGGTTGAAGTTTGTCAATGTTGATCAACACATTTCTACACTGAATATTTCAgatccttttttttatatttttaattttcttttaccaAACTAAGAAATTCTCACAAGAAAACATATGCGAAGACTCTTGAAAATTTCACTTTCTTTAACCTAAGAGAGTAGAATAACCTTGATTTTTCAAAACTATTTCCGAGAGAATCGAAGTTCATTGTCATCTCCCATTAGGACTTTCTTGCTTAAAATAATGATCATTTTCTAATCTTGTCGACTATCAATTATGTAgttctaaaaaaaaatttcattgccTCTTTGATGGTGATCTCTCAGTGAAATATATTTACATGCGTAGTTGTCACAATAGAATATTCAAACAAGTATTCTTGTGTCTTCTATATCCACATTATTTCatttttctaagaattttgttacaagtattgaatttttttttgtcgGAGCTAGATTTTTCATTGCATTTCATGTCTTCAGCTGTCTTCAGTCATTTCCTTGTCTAATCTCGTCAACCTCATAAATGACCAAAATTGTATTTTTAGTCCAATTCAGGAAAATTGCCATACTATCCATCTTTTGTtctattttgcattttcatttcatAGGTTTAAATTTTAAAGTAGAAAATCTATTGCAAAAGTTCTTGCTTCGACATCATTGCTTTTCCGCTGATGTGTTTCATTCTGAAATCAGATCTGTGccctagagaagaagaagaagacagccgGAAAGTACACGAAGAAGGTCAAGGCAAAGATGAGGAGGAAGATGCATGAACTCTTGAATCCTTTAGAGCCCAATGAGTTTGCAGATTTATGGAATGATTGATTAATGCACTTGGGAATGTCTCTGGTGCATGTGAAATCCAAATCCTGGACTGTTTCTATGATACAGTAACTTTACGCAAGACATTCTCTATTTATCAATTATTAATTGTTGTCTATTTTTTGTACCATCTAAGAACAGTTCAATTTTGAGGGTGTGAAAGTGCATCCTAAAGGAAATCCAAATTGTTGTACCACATGAAGTGCTACATCGGTCAACATCCTTCAACAATCTTAGGTAGaatctacatcagttttctttacACTTGATTCAACATATTGACTAATGGTCAGAACTTGGTCCCTTCCCTAATCGTGTTGGAGCTCAGAGGTCAGGTGTTTATGAACATTAAATTAAGCAAGTAGGTTTGTCTCATATAGTAACATCATGACATTGTTTAATTCATAAGATTTGTCTGTGGCATAATCAAGAATCAATGTCGAATAATGTCCTCTGGGAAAAAAAGACAAAAGGTAGTATTGGGACCTATTGGAATTCCATTCACATGCCTATCATTTTCATCCCTCTAAATGCTTTCCCTCTCAGTAAATGATTTAGTTTCTATTTAttcttttgagatttttttttgtaatcTAAGTATATGAAAACTTGTAGATGCTCACTGGCAAACTTTGAGGTATGATCTACGGAGGATTTCTCACAGTTGATGGAAAGACAACAAATCACTTAATCTTGTTAATCATTGAACAAGTTAAAATCAGGATACTAAACTCTTAGATTTAAATAGATAAAATTGGATGCAAACAATACATGCTTAACTCCGATGTTGATTAGTttaattggtaaagattttaaatgATCATCGTGAGATTATAAGTTCCAATCTCAACTTTGCCGCTTATACTTCGAAAAACAAAAACTTGTAAAATGAAATAATATCTCTCTTGTTTACATATGATTGTCATTTTCCTCCCTTTTGTAGTTGTGATTGCTTTTCATATTACTCACAtggaacaaaataaaataaaataaaagaagaaattgcTTCTAATAATTATATACATTAACACATTGTATGAATTAAGCATGATATTTGTACAAATCAATCGTGTAATTGCAATGTATAAAACACATGAAAAAAGTAGGAACAGACCACAGCTCAACTTATCTCTGGTAAGAACAATCCTGTGCACTCTAAATGTCTTAATGTACAAAAAGATGTCAGATAAAAATAATACAACCAAGAGTAACAATAAAACCTTCGTTAAATACATCAAACAAATTAAAGCCAAACTGTAACATATATGCAAAAATGCACAACAGTGTAAATAACTTTTTTCCATGTATAATAGTTGAGCTTCTGTCCACGGTCAACCATGCTTGATCCGCTTCCCTTATAAATGATTGAAGAGAGAAGAATGATTGAGGTGCTGCAAGACATCAAATAACAGATCTTAAGATTGTCAATCGAAATTGCAGACAACATACAGGAAGAAACCCCCAAAATATATATAGGACAGTCATAAGAGAAGCTGCTTCAAGTATTTAGTCAATAAACAaatattttcattttcattaaactCAAAAATGTAATGCCATTAGATGGCAACCATTCAGGAACTCCCAGTTAGATGTTCCTCGACGTGAAGTTTGCAGGAGGATTAGTAATCAAGTTGCCTGTACAAAAGAACTATGTTCAGCAAGCATGAATGGGTTATATTTACAGGGAGCTCTGAGATACagagaataaaatcatcatcatgtatccCAAAAAACAGAAGTTGCTTTGAAGAAGTATCAAGCAATATACAGCTTGAAgctgagttcacttattgatgcaTAAAAGGTAATTGCATATGCAAATGAAGTTAAATAGTTCGGTCAACAAAAATATCCATGCTTTAAAAAGCTTAAACAGAAAAATTAACTAATACAGATCATAGCAAGCACAACTGCTATATTATTCCTACATTAATCCTTGCCAAATTATCTTTCATTTTCAAGTGGAGGATACAATGATGCCAAGATTTCTAAGAAATTATCTCCACAAGTTTTCAGAATTTCTTCCAAAGAAACAATGAGATCTACAAAGTTTAAAGAAAACTATACAAAATCGAAAATAATATAGATTAACAGTACCTTGTTAAAGAAAAATCACATTCTCATCAAACCCATCATGTGCATATAGCTATCCTGTCAACACCTCTGGAAGCCCTTCAGATACACAATCTGTTACAAACTCTACATCCCTGTTATTCTTCTCAAGTTTTATTAAACGTTTCAAACCTTCAGTGGCATCCATGTGTTCTAGCTGGGATGCATTGAcaacaatcatagacatattcctTATTTCTTTCTTGTTTGAATAGCACCAGACTCCATTTGGTTCGGTAAAGAGTTCCATAAAGCTGCCCCATATATGCATCTACATAAGCCTCAGTATCTGATGCCTCATGCATGAAAGAAAATTGATAGTATCCATGACTGAGGGCCCTCTTCTAGTGACTTTTGTACATTTACTGCCAAAGTAACATGAACAGTATCATAATCCACCTTGGACAGTGAATTTTGGAACATCAATAGTTTATGATCCAAAAGAATCAGAATTTCAAAATTTTGCTCATGCCTTGGCTTGTCACTATTTCATTCCACAGGAAAAGTGATTGGCCCAAGATTGCTATAAGCAAATTTTGTCTCCAGTTCTTCATCTATGCATGTTAGGAAAAACATGACGTTCATCAACAATATCCTGAAAATTCATACCAGACTCTGAACCATGACCAATAAGATTGGCTTTTCTCAGTAGTAGTTTGGACTCTGCACTTCTCTGGACTTTATTTATAGAATCTGGATTATTTTGCTCCTTGGAATATCCACTATCAGaaataatagtccaaagctcgttaAGTTTATTGGTACTAGCATTGCTTTTCCCCATGGACTGAATACATATGGCTTGTCCTCCTAACAAAATCAGTCTCTTCAATAATGCTCTTGATTTGAGAAAAGATTGTTGGCAGCACTTGTGCACTTGTCCTGCTGGTTAATGTTGATAATTTTGCATTTTCCTTTCTGAAGTGAGATGAATTGGGAAACTGATTCTTCATATTCCTGGATAACTCACAGCAGGATGTTTCCTGGTTATTTGTAATATTCTTAATCCTGTCCCTATATATGGAAAGGCTCAGCTTCCAGCCGACAAAACACAAAAAAATAATGTGCATATACTCTGATCCAACCAAACATATGAAAGATACGTTCATATAAAAGAGGTAAAAAATAATTGATCATCACACTGTCAGAAGCAAGAAGCAAGTCCATACGGAGATAACAACTTCTTGCAATGAATGAAAGGGATAACAGAGAAACGTTAAATATTACCCACATGATTAAGAgagttctaaagcattttgttttTTCCTCTTTTCTACATAGCTTCATATTCAGTGTCCAACAAAAGCAAAATTTTCCTCACTATCTCACTGATGTTTCTGGGCAGGAGTAGCCATATGTGATGGAAATCTTGTAGCATATTGGATATCTGACACTTGAAATTCATATGCTTAACTTACAATATGaaaatcaagatcaaacaatggaTAGGTTTCATCAAAACCACCAAGTGTCATTATGCTGCAACATTAAATATACTTCAGTTTTTGAAAACCTTCAAGCATAAGTTGCAATGCTAGAAGATAACCCCCATAGCCATGGTATATTATATTGATACAAAATTAAAGATAGATAACTTTCATTAAGGAAAGGTGAATCTAATACCTGATCTTTATTTCTTAAAGCCGAAGTATTGCTAAATGAACTTCACTACTCAGCAGAATGATCGACACGGTTTGACTTTTGTCCAGCAGCAGATCCTACAAATTGAGCCCTCATCTCAATCAGACTACGTTCTAGGCTGTCACGCATTGCCTTCATCTTTGCTTCTTTCTGAGTCCTTTTTGATTCCCATTCTTCTAGTAGTTTTGAATTCCTTTTTTGCATATATTTATTatagaattttcctctaaaatcatCTGATTGATCACTGAACTTTGGGCTCAAGTTACTCTCATATTCTTGATTATCTACCATGTCTGACAGCAAGTTAGCATCAAAATCTACTTCCCTAATATAAGTCTCCTTCACAAGTTTCTTCTCAGATAATTGGTCTGTAGGAGGCATTGTGTTTTTTTTCTCCGAACCCTTCAGCACATAATCTTTATGGACATCTGCAGGTAAGTTTGTTTGAAAGACTGCGGCCTCATCCTTCTGAATTCTGAGTTTGAATGCAGCAAAATGTTCTTCCAATCTTGTAGCCTTCATTTGAAGCCCCTCATTCAGCTCTCGATTTCCTCCTCTTAGCAGATTTGTCATCTGAACCTGCTCTACTGAAGATGTAGAAGGCAGATCAAGTAATTCTGTGCTCTCCTTTGCACTCCTCACGGGAGAGACGGGCCATTTTTTTCTTTCAGAACTCCAAGCCTTATTAATATAGTCAGGAGCCAATGGTTGCTTATGCAAATTTATTCCTAGGTCCCAATCTAATTTTTTCTCGACTGGAATAGGTCCAAAGGTCTGCTCAGTAGCAGCTTCCTCTCCCCCACCACCTTCCACTGTTGTACTAGGAAAGGTTGTCCCTTGAGACTGGGACTCCAAAGATATTGTTGATTTGGTACTTGGCTTAAtttgaaaatctgaagaaactttGGCCTTTAATGTAACATCATCTCCTTTTCTCCTGAAAGTCCTGAGTTGGTTATATAATGTTATTTGATCCTTCGCTCCACCTCCATCTGGTCGCAAAGGAATCACTCTAATTTGAGACCTGAAAATTTCTTGATCTTTCGACCCACCTTTCTTTGCTGCAGCTTGTGATGTGGCCTGCAGAGCCTTATGTTCTTTATATTGTAAATAATCTTCTGAGGTAACTTTGGACTTGGGTTGATAGCCTGGTGCATAATCACCTGATTCTGAAAGGCCCTTTTGTTGGGTCCGAGAAGCATCTTGATCACTTAATTCATAAAATTTCACCCCACCAAGAGAAGCGCTCATTTGATGCTTGCCTTGCTCATCATCTAAGGCTTTGGTCTGGGCTACTGAAATCTTGTTACCATCTACTTCAGTATGATCTTTATCTTCTGAGAGACCTTTAAACTCAGCATGAGAAGACAAAGAAGAGGATGCTGTGACTGCCATTGTTGCCATGCTCTCTTTACTTTCAGTGTCCGATTGAAGCCACAAATTGACAGTTGTAGGAGTGCCAGAAGTGCTCCCATAGCCTTCTCTGTCATTGAAGCTGCTACCAACACTGCTGCTAAGATCTAAGCTCATGTCACTTGCACCACTCCATCTTCTAAACACTGACTTATCTGAGGCATCAGAGGGGAACCTCCTATGGCCCCCTTTCCCTGCTATAATTCTATTAACAACAATATTAGAGCTGAGATTTTTGCAACTCGCAGGCTGTTCTTTCTTCTTGCTCTCAAAGAGATTGATACGGTCTTGCACGCTTAGATGCCTGGAGTCCCCTCCATCCTGTTGAGCTGGCTCAGTTCCCAATGCAGCGGGAGTAGGATCATCCACCACCTTTCCAACTGTTCTATCTAAAAATTTCGGCTGACTAGGTTTAAGTTGCTGATATGTACCCAACAACTCTGCTGCATTTTCCTGTGCTGGATGGCTACTACTGGGCATGTGGAGTTTAACGCCACATCCATGATGTGGTTTACCAGGAACCTTGGGCTCGACTTCTGGCTCATGTATTGACATATCTAAGCTAGAGGAAGTTTGAACATTCCAATAATTAGTGTTCTTTAGTGGCGGAGGCAACGACTGTGGCAGGGGTTGAAGAGTAACAAGTTCAGGGTGCCTTTGGCAAAGTGAAATGAACTTGGTGCATGCTTCACTGTTGCCAGTATAATCAGCATCATAATAATTCCCAAACAGAAAAAAAGGGCAAAGAAAAGGACAAACAACTTGGGTACTTATTTATCAAATCTACTCCTATCCAATATAGAGAAGATAGAACATGGAACACTTAAGAACttataaaaaatttatcaatataGTACAAGAACAGGTTGACACTTAAGTTTGACATGCCATCATGAGCAGCTATACTATATGTTGATTGTTCATTACTATTTTTTACATGTATCTCATCCGACTAATTTCAATTGAGTTGCATCAAGGAATCCTTTAAATATACCATATAAATAACCTTGCTTTTGATAGCAAAACATTTTTGGACATACCCGACATTAAAAGTCTAAAACCATAGTTTTTGGTAAAAATATGTTAAAATCAAATACCAACTTTTTAGGTATTCAGGATCTGTAGCTAACAGCAACAGAGAGATCTCTGGTTGTTGTTGATATGTTCAGTTTCCTTCagatgaaatttcaatcctttaAAAGGCTGGTTAGTGGAATTCTATCATACAAGGTCTAACGAGTTTGCTGCGAAATGTTTTCACCAAGGTTGTATGTTAACCAATGGAAACTGACTAGGTTGCACCAGCTACCAGGTACCATGGCAGTATGACAGGCTGCACCACAAAGGATGGAATCACCTTGCCAAAGTTCAAAGTAGCAGCCTCTAGCACTTTATCCTCCATAGGCATACGGAATTGAACTGCTGGACGTATGGATAAGCTCTGTTCCAGTTCAACAACCCAGTTCAAGGATTCCATAATTTGGTCCAAGTTCAGATCAATCCTACGAAACTACATTCTCAATCCGAAATAGCTGGATCTGCCAAATCTGATTTGGGATCAGGATTATTCTGAAATCAACCAAAAATAGGCTGGAACAGGTTGAAAATTGAATAAAAGTCATGATTGACAAGATCAGCTAGAAATTGGCTGGACTAGTGAGACTGGTTGGATTGGCCCAAAAGTAACTGGTTGGACCATGGGGATGGATTGGCCACATTGGCTGTGATCAATTGATGATTTTGTTAATTTCTGAGACAATCTCAATAATCCCCTTGGAAGAAAATCCAGGTTTTTAAGATCAGTCCTGGCAAAATCTTGATGGTCAATCTAGGAACCCATGAGCAATATGCAACTGGATTTACTTGGCTTGACGTTCGTAACAAGGTGGACTATCCACCAAGAGTTAAGACTGGTCCTAGTGAAAAGATAACTAGCAGACTTCAGGGCCAAGTAATTAGGAGCTCAGATCTGGAAGTGTATGAGCTAGGCTTTGCATATAGCCTCGACAAAATGATAAAGACAAAGACTCCTTTTTAAGCTAACACAGATAAGAAGGAGATATTGGTATTTAATGTATTAACCAAGATTCTTTTGGATGGTCAATGCTTCACATCACCAGTCATATTTAACTGGATGCTGAGTTAATTGTAGAAGTTGATTTCTGATATAGTATTAGCTGGATAAATGAGACAGAATGACATACAATCATCTAGCACAAGAAATCACTATTAAAATGGTAAAGCACAACTACCCTGACACAATTCAGGTATAAATAACTAGTTGTATGACAATCTGAGTGATGGTGTTTGTAATGATTGCGAACAGGAAGAAAGATGCACAAAACTGACATGGCACACATCTACAGAGAATTTGGTATATTTTTTCATGAAATTACTAATGTCTATCAATGCCAAAAGATCACCATCATTATCAGAGTACATATCAGCAAAACTACACAATATAAGAAACTTTGTTTCTTCTCCCTCGACAAACACTTTTGTGACAAgctaattttttttcttgcttaACTGAGAAAAAGATAGCATATTTAGAGTTGAATCTGTGA
Protein-coding sequences here:
- the LOC103975504 gene encoding ribosome biogenesis protein BRX1 homolog 1-like, with product MEGWGYREGERLSSLGTERRSLTRARATSHIERHRHLMLNVVSLVPHCKKDSKVESQESEGATLNELIEPRNCSSCLFFDCRKQKDLYLWMVKCPSGPSVKFLVNADIQYPKGPLESKTFP
- the LOC135583610 gene encoding uncharacterized protein LOC135583610 — its product is MDSDTVLEHAMFRLSPRRSRCELFVSGNGKTEKIASGFLKPFITHLKIAAEQAARAASSVKLEVERRKNDGTWFKKGTVERFVRFVRTPEILELVNAFDAENLQLEGAKRVYLQGPGDPLSGPLGGNQVTTEATAEITKKELLRAIDVRLVTVKQDIATAFARASDAGFTPDSVLELLHFAEYFGANCLNEACTKFISLCQRHPELVTLQPLPQSLPPPLKNTNYWNVQTSSSLDMSIHEPEVEPKVPGKPHHGCGVKLHMPSSSHPAQENAAELLGTYQQLKPSQPKFLDRTVGKVVDDPTPAALGTEPAQQDGGDSRHLSVQDRINLFESKKKEQPASCKNLSSNIVVNRIIAGKGGHRRFPSDASDKSVFRRWSGASDMSLDLSSSVGSSFNDREGYGSTSGTPTTVNLWLQSDTESKESMATMAVTASSSLSSHAEFKGLSEDKDHTEVDGNKISVAQTKALDDEQGKHQMSASLGGVKFYELSDQDASRTQQKGLSESGDYAPGYQPKSKVTSEDYLQYKEHKALQATSQAAAKKGGSKDQEIFRSQIRVIPLRPDGGGAKDQITLYNQLRTFRRKGDDVTLKAKVSSDFQIKPSTKSTISLESQSQGTTFPSTTVEGGGGEEAATEQTFGPIPVEKKLDWDLGINLHKQPLAPDYINKAWSSERKKWPVSPVRSAKESTELLDLPSTSSVEQVQMTNLLRGGNRELNEGLQMKATRLEEHFAAFKLRIQKDEAAVFQTNLPADVHKDYVLKGSEKKNTMPPTDQLSEKKLVKETYIREVDFDANLLSDMVDNQEYESNLSPKFSDQSDDFRGKFYNKYMQKRNSKLLEEWESKRTQKEAKMKAMRDSLERSLIEMRAQFVGSAAGQKSNRVDHSAE